One stretch of Callospermophilus lateralis isolate mCalLat2 chromosome 11, mCalLat2.hap1, whole genome shotgun sequence DNA includes these proteins:
- the LOC143409859 gene encoding LOW QUALITY PROTEIN: disintegrin and metalloproteinase domain-containing protein 8-like (The sequence of the model RefSeq protein was modified relative to this genomic sequence to represent the inferred CDS: substituted 4 bases at 4 genomic stop codons), translated as MGGLGLWLLCALWLQAIALSPSLPPVEQYEVVWPKCLPGPRTRRALPSHGGLYPESVSYVFGAGGHTFTLHLRELLRFFSRDLLGMGYTETYSAANGSEVTEQGHGQDHCLYQRHVEGHXSSAASLSTCDGLRGFFRVGSAIHVIEPLDGGGEEGQHAVYQARHLQQKAGTCGVSDASLDNLLGPRVSAAFRPQPQSXPLSQDTRYVELYVVTDSKEFQQLGSREAVRRRVLEVVNHVDKFYQELNFRVVLVGLEIWSRDKVPISPHAHITLQNFLSWWAQDLMGRHPHDNVQLITVADFTGTTVGLAQVSSLCSRASGAVNQDHSQNPIGVASTMAHELGHNLGMIHDENVQGCYFPLPWEDGGCIMAASMSYKFPRTFSWCSRTDLERFLEKPQTGCLANAPDPDRLVGGPVCGNMFVEHGEQCDCGTPQDCQNRCCNATTCQLAEGAKCAHGTCCHECRVKPAGEPCHPQRDQCDLEEFCDGRSPVCPEDVFQENGTPCPGGYCFNGHCPTLAQRCQELWGPGAQVAADTXFSFSISPGCRASLYRADRCGVLYCAGGQQPPEHSSCTFSSYSSNYQALHMDSNVSAYEPMPQGTRCDKGKICWEGRCQDLQVYRSKNCSAQCHNHGVCNHKRECHCHAGWAPPHYAELLTDMQTAPGSLLVSVLVPLVLLMAMLATLAGVIIYHKVWSRVPRRQVAPKTTMGLSNSLFQKAGSSXPTKGRAPGPPKLVSTTHPSQPVRATVAPKSLPPAVSTIP; from the exons GGCCTGTACCCTGAGAGTGTGAGCTATGTTTTTGGGGCTGGAGGACACACCTTCACCCTGCACCTGCG GGAACTCCTGCGGTTCTTTTCCAGGGACCTGCTGGGCATGGGCTACACAGAGACTTATTCAGCTGCCAATGGCTCTGAGGTGACAGAGCAGGGGCATGGGCAG GACCACTGCCTCTACCAGCGTCACGTGGAGGGTCACTAGAGCTCTGCTGCTAGCCTCAGTACATGTGATGGCCTCAG GGGCTTCTTCCGGGTGGGCTCTGCCATCCATGTGATCGAGCCTCTAGATGGAGGTGGTGAGGAAGGGCAGCATGCAGTGTACCAGGCCAGGCACCTGCAGCAGAAGGCTGGGACTTGTGGGGTCAGCGATGCCAGCCTGGACAACCTTCTGGGGCCTCGGGTCTCAGCAGCCTTCAGGCCTCAGCCCCAG AGCTGACCCCTATCCCAAGATACCCGCTATGTGGAGCTGTATGTGGTCACAGACAGCAAGGAG TTCCAGCAGCTGGGGAGCAGAGAGGCTGTGCGCAGGCGTGTGCTGGAGGTGGTGAACCATGTGGACAAG TTTTATCAGGAGCTCAATTTCCGTGTGGTATTGGTTGGCCTGGAGAtctggagcagagacaaggtcccCATCAGCCCCCATGCCCACATCACCCTGCAGAACTTCCTTTCCTGGTGGGCACAGGACCTGATGGGGAGACACCCACATGACaatgtgcagctcatcac GGTGGCCGACTTTACCGGGACCACTGTGGGACTGGCTCAGGTGTCTTCCCTGTGCTCTCGGGCCTCCGGGGCTGTGAATCAG GACCACAGCCAGAACCCCATTGGCGTGGCATCCACCATGGCCCACGAACTGGGCCACAACCTTGGCATGATCCATGATGAGAATGTCCAGGGATGCTACTTCCCCTTGCCGTGGGAGGATGGTGGCTGCATCATGGCTGCCAGCATGAG CTACAAGTTCCCCAGGACGTTCAGCTGGTGCAGCAGGACTGACCTAGAGAGGTTCCTGGAGAAACCCCAGACGGGCTGCCTGGCCAATGCCCCTGACCCTGATCGGCTGGTGGGAGGCCCTGTGTGTGGGAACATGTTTGTGGAGCATGGGGAGCAGTGTGACTGTGGCACTCCCCAG GACTGTCAGAACCGCTGCTGCAATGCCACAACATGCCAGCTGGCTGAGGGGGCCAAGTGTGCCCATGGAACCTGCTGCCACGAGTGCAGG GTGAAGCCAGCTGGTGAGCCATGCCACCCCCAGAGGGACCAGTGTGACCTGGAGGAGTTCTGCGATGGCCGGAGTCCAGTGTGCCCAGAGGATGTCTTCCAGGAGAACGGCACACCCTGTCCTGGGGGCTACTGCTTTAATGGGCACTGCCCCACACTGGCCCAGCGGTGCCAGGAACTGTGGGGTCCAG GTGCACAGGTTGCTGCAGACACCTGATTCTCCTTCAGCATCTCTCCAGGCTGCAGAG CCTCTCTCTACAGGGCCGACAGATGTGGGGTCCTGTACTGTGCAGGGGGCCAGCAGCCCCCAGAGCACAGTTCCTGTACATTCAGTTCCTACTCCAGCAATTACCAAGCTCTGCACATGGACAGCAACGTCTCTGCCTATGAGCCTATGCCCCAGGGCACCAGGTGTGATAAGGGGAAG ATTTGCTGGGAAGGGCGCTGCCAAGACCTCCAGGTCTACAGATCCAAGAACTGCTCCGCCCAGTGCCACAACCATGGG GTGTGCAACCACAAGAGGGAGTGTCACTGCCACGCGGGCTGGGCACCGCCCCACTATGCAGAGTTACTGACAGACATGCAGACTG CACCTGGGAGTCTCCTGGTCAGCGTGCTGGTGCCCCTAGTGCTCCTGATGGCCATGTTGGCCACCCTGGCAGGCGTCATCATATACCACAAGGTCTGGAGCCGTGTCCCCAGGAG GCAGGTAGCACCCAAGACCACCATGGGGCTCTCCAACTCCCTGTTCCAGAAGGCAGGCAGCAGTTGACCAACCAAGGGCAGGGCTCCAGGGCCCCCAAAGCTGGTGTCTACCACGCACCCCAGCCAGCCCGTCAGAGCCACTGTGGCCCCAAAGAGTCTGCCCCCTGCAGTAAGCACCATCCCCTGA